One window of Vitis riparia cultivar Riparia Gloire de Montpellier isolate 1030 chromosome 5, EGFV_Vit.rip_1.0, whole genome shotgun sequence genomic DNA carries:
- the LOC117914472 gene encoding protein FANTASTIC FOUR 3-like has translation MSTVVYQGLQSCLETQQVEQRTLRLKLASPKPHFSQSVGLLDSNTKQTEEKCHYGEGGGKTNSPLDTHNSPSPDLGGWSFIHVLSNGSQGQKEPMEKQCSYVHPLVKRSASTLSDKSLEMCTEDLGSETGTHVVENTMFAVPASASEPGDCPSRELLQSRQLLRATKANSQNFPPPLTTISGSNSLQIRPHREDGRLVMKAVKASPAHTLFQIYFMPQLQLLPIGFCNELDSMS, from the exons ATGTCCACTGTTGTGTACCAAGGGCTGCAGTCATGCTTGGAGACCCAGCAGGTGGAGCAGAGGACACTGAGGCTCAAATTGGCTTCCCCAAAACCACACTTCTCTCAGTCCGTAGGCTTGTTAGATTCCAACACCAAACAAACTGAAGAGAAATGCCATTATGGGGAAGGTGGCGGCAAGACTAATTCTCCTCTTGACACCCACAACTCCCCAAGCCCTGACTTGGGTGGTTGGAGCTTCATCCATGTTCTCTCCAATGGCTCCCAGGGTCAGAAAGAACCAATGGAGAAACAGTGCTCATATGTTCACCCTCTAGTGAAGAGGTCTGCATCCACCCTCAGTGACAAGAGCTTGGAAATGTGCACTGAAGATTTGGGGAGCGAGACGGGCACACATGTTGTTGAAAACACCATGTTTGCCGTCCCTGCATCGGCTTCTGAGCCTGGAGACTGCCCATCAAGGGAGCTATTACAATCGCGTCAACTTTTGAGAGCTACGAAagcaaattctcaaaattttccgCCCCCCTTGACAACGATAAGTGGATCaaattctcttcaaattaggccCCACCGTGAAGACGGACGATTAGTAATGAAAGCTGTCAAGGCATCTCCAGCACACACGCTTTTCCAG ATATACTTCATGCCCCAACTTCAACTTCTGCCCATTGGATTCTGCAATGAATTAGACAGCATGTCATGA